In one Planctomycetota bacterium genomic region, the following are encoded:
- a CDS encoding PSD1 domain-containing protein has product MPRDSWLILALLVALASRAWGAPVDASAAADSPRAAAPDEAAQREFFERRVRPVLVENCQGCHGAEKQKGGLRVDSRAALLAGGDSGAAVVPGKPDEGYLVSAVNYGELYQMPPKGKLKPGEIEALTQWVRDGAYWPAEAATAGAGKPTGEINWAERADFWSFKPIGRFEPPAVRNAAWCATPIDRFVLTRLEQAGLSTASDAERSAWLRRVTFALTGLPPTVAEVEAFAADTSPQAYEHVVDRLLASPRYGERFARHWLDLARYAETYGHEFDFDIPHAWRYRDYVIRALNADLPYDQFIREQVAGDLLPEPRRLADGANESIRGTGFFWFGEQTHSPVDLWQAEAERIDNQIDVLSKTFLGLTVACARCHDHKFDALRASDYYALFGILRSSRFSQVDTCAPAKNEKLLAELAGLKPALRVAVAEAVRPQFEQLDRALLDAVRAEQSAAASPAGAIPPAPGEWRWQFSEARSADHPLYPWAALLKENKPIDEAALATVWKVFTKPTPPGDLKDNIELLDWHRPLPTGWKVYGSAFAAGPSRPGDFQLGNLASQPITAVSPRLTLNTASASKRLQGSLQTPDFTIERDKIHVLVAGWQTRVRLVVDGFELIRSPIYGGLTRPIATDKPRWMTFDVKMWRGHRAYFEFQDIAPQDPADPLPSATTIALYGKVLAADVPLENIYGGVGWLSLERIVQSDHAAPPLRTTVADLLGSEPPRSLEELATRYRTAALAALDAWRRDVLDDSTQIAAQGALLDWLLSQTPAGKLTESPTAAAANVQKLWQSYRAREAELKRPQFALAMTEGTPADAPIYIRGNPKSRGPRAERRFIQAISQDTPANTRQSSGRLFLAEQLTDTYNPLVARVIVNRLWRWMYGEGLARTPDDFGHMGQSPSHAELLDWLAHDFMAHGWSIKRALRQIALSHTYRLSSTPNAKSLAADPDNRLWHHVPVKRLEAESIRDALLVISGRLDSTMYGPSVAAHLNDFMIGRGRPSSSGPLDGAGRRSIYLAVRRNFLNPMFLAFDAPQPFSTVGRRSVSHVPAQALAMMNNPLVIDQAERWARRALTDEPSDPARRVNQMYLAAFARPATPDELQAALEFVAANSTPSGGPQDAAVWGDLAHALLNASEFVFVP; this is encoded by the coding sequence ATGCCGCGTGACTCCTGGTTGATTCTCGCGCTGCTGGTCGCCTTGGCCTCTCGGGCCTGGGGCGCGCCGGTCGATGCATCAGCCGCGGCCGATTCACCGCGCGCCGCAGCGCCCGACGAAGCCGCCCAGCGCGAGTTCTTCGAGCGCCGCGTCCGGCCGGTGCTGGTCGAGAACTGCCAAGGCTGTCACGGCGCCGAGAAACAAAAAGGCGGCCTGCGCGTCGACTCGCGCGCTGCTTTGCTCGCTGGCGGCGACTCGGGGGCGGCCGTCGTGCCGGGCAAGCCCGACGAAGGCTATCTGGTCTCGGCCGTCAACTATGGCGAGCTGTACCAGATGCCGCCCAAGGGGAAGTTGAAACCCGGTGAGATCGAAGCCCTAACCCAGTGGGTGCGCGACGGAGCATACTGGCCCGCCGAAGCTGCCACCGCCGGCGCGGGCAAACCGACCGGCGAGATCAACTGGGCCGAACGGGCCGACTTCTGGTCGTTCAAGCCGATCGGACGGTTTGAACCGCCGGCCGTGCGCAACGCGGCGTGGTGTGCGACGCCGATCGATCGTTTCGTCTTGACCCGCCTGGAACAAGCCGGCCTGTCGACCGCCAGCGACGCCGAGCGCTCGGCCTGGCTGCGACGCGTGACGTTCGCGCTGACTGGCTTGCCGCCGACGGTGGCCGAGGTCGAAGCCTTCGCGGCCGATACATCGCCGCAGGCTTACGAACACGTCGTCGATCGCTTACTCGCCTCGCCGCGCTATGGCGAGCGCTTTGCCCGCCATTGGCTCGATCTGGCCCGGTACGCGGAAACCTACGGCCACGAGTTCGACTTTGACATCCCTCACGCCTGGCGGTATCGCGACTATGTCATTCGCGCGCTCAATGCCGATTTGCCCTACGATCAGTTTATTCGCGAGCAAGTCGCCGGCGATTTGCTGCCCGAGCCGCGGCGCTTGGCCGATGGCGCGAACGAGTCGATCCGCGGCACGGGTTTCTTTTGGTTCGGCGAGCAGACTCATTCGCCGGTCGATCTGTGGCAAGCCGAGGCCGAGCGCATCGATAACCAAATCGACGTGCTGAGCAAGACGTTCCTCGGGCTCACGGTCGCGTGCGCCCGCTGTCACGATCACAAGTTCGACGCGCTACGGGCGAGCGACTACTACGCTCTGTTTGGCATCCTGCGCAGCTCGCGATTCAGCCAGGTCGATACGTGCGCGCCGGCCAAGAACGAAAAACTGCTGGCCGAGTTGGCCGGCTTGAAACCGGCGCTGCGCGTCGCCGTGGCCGAGGCGGTACGGCCCCAATTCGAGCAACTCGATCGGGCATTACTCGACGCCGTGCGTGCCGAGCAATCGGCCGCCGCCAGCCCCGCCGGGGCTATTCCGCCGGCACCGGGCGAATGGCGCTGGCAGTTCAGCGAAGCCCGCAGCGCCGATCACCCGCTCTACCCTTGGGCCGCGCTGTTGAAGGAGAACAAGCCGATCGACGAAGCGGCCCTTGCCACGGTCTGGAAGGTGTTCACCAAGCCAACGCCGCCGGGTGATCTGAAAGACAACATCGAACTGCTCGATTGGCACCGACCACTCCCCACGGGTTGGAAAGTGTACGGCTCGGCGTTCGCCGCAGGTCCGAGCCGGCCCGGCGATTTCCAACTGGGAAACCTGGCGTCGCAGCCGATCACGGCCGTGTCGCCGCGACTGACGCTGAACACCGCCAGCGCGTCGAAACGCTTGCAAGGTTCGCTACAGACGCCCGACTTTACGATCGAGCGCGACAAGATCCACGTTTTGGTCGCGGGCTGGCAGACGCGCGTGCGGCTGGTGGTCGACGGCTTCGAGCTGATTCGCTCGCCGATCTACGGTGGCTTGACCCGACCGATCGCCACCGACAAGCCGCGATGGATGACGTTCGACGTCAAAATGTGGCGCGGGCATCGGGCCTATTTCGAGTTCCAGGACATCGCCCCGCAAGACCCCGCCGATCCATTGCCCTCGGCCACAACGATCGCCCTGTACGGCAAGGTGCTGGCCGCCGATGTGCCGCTGGAAAACATCTACGGGGGCGTCGGCTGGCTGTCGCTCGAACGGATCGTGCAATCGGACCATGCCGCGCCACCGCTGCGGACGACGGTTGCCGATTTGCTGGGGAGCGAACCGCCCCGTTCGCTCGAAGAATTGGCCACGCGGTATCGGACCGCGGCGCTGGCGGCGCTCGATGCCTGGCGGCGCGACGTGCTGGACGATTCGACGCAAATTGCCGCGCAAGGCGCGCTGCTCGATTGGCTGCTGAGTCAGACGCCGGCTGGCAAGCTGACCGAATCGCCGACCGCGGCAGCCGCGAACGTGCAGAAGCTCTGGCAATCCTATCGGGCTCGCGAAGCCGAGTTGAAGCGTCCGCAGTTCGCGCTGGCGATGACCGAGGGGACGCCCGCCGACGCGCCGATTTACATTCGCGGCAATCCCAAGAGCCGCGGCCCTCGCGCCGAGCGGCGATTTATTCAAGCGATCAGCCAAGACACGCCCGCGAACACCAGGCAATCAAGCGGACGTTTGTTCCTGGCCGAGCAATTGACCGACACATACAATCCGCTGGTCGCGCGGGTGATCGTCAATCGACTGTGGCGCTGGATGTACGGCGAAGGGCTGGCCCGCACGCCCGACGACTTTGGCCACATGGGTCAGTCGCCGTCGCACGCCGAACTGCTCGACTGGCTGGCCCATGATTTCATGGCCCACGGCTGGTCGATCAAGCGGGCCTTGCGACAGATCGCCCTGTCGCACACCTACCGTTTAAGCAGCACGCCCAACGCCAAATCATTGGCGGCCGATCCTGACAATCGGCTGTGGCATCACGTGCCGGTCAAGCGCCTGGAAGCTGAGTCGATTCGCGACGCGCTGCTCGTGATCTCGGGCCGCCTGGACAGCACGATGTATGGCCCGAGCGTGGCGGCGCACTTGAACGATTTCATGATCGGTCGCGGCCGCCCCTCGAGCAGCGGGCCGTTGGATGGCGCTGGCCGGCGCAGCATTTATCTTGCCGTGCGGCGCAACTTTCTGAATCCGATGTTCCTGGCGTTCGACGCGCCGCAGCCCTTCTCGACTGTCGGGCGGCGCAGCGTCTCGCACGTGCCGGCCCAGGCATTGGCCATGATGAACAACCCGCTGGTCATCGATCAGGCCGAGCGTTGGGCCCGCCGCGCGCTGACCGACGAGCCCAGCGACCCGGCCCGGCGTGTGAACCAGATGTACCTGGCGGCCTTTGCCCGGCCGGCCACGCCCGACGAATTGCAAGCCGCCCTCGAGTTCGTGGCCGCCAACTCGACACCCTCCGGTGGCCCACAAGACGCGGCCGTGTGGGGCGATCTGGCCCATGCCTTGTTGAACGCCAGCGAATTTGTCTTTGTCCCGTAA
- a CDS encoding DUF1501 domain-containing protein: MLARCANGFGAVALAALLDEWGLAADGAPTKGPNLPRKPHFAAKAKNVIFLFMDGGPSQVDTFDYKPRLEKEHGEPIKMKTPPTQFNNVGKVLKSPWEFKPRGQCGTMVSDLFPHVAECVDEMAIVRSMVSNFSEHTAANYFMHSGSGLQGRPSMGAWVTYGLGSECQNLPGFVVLDCAQIPPGGADLFNSGFLPASYQGSFFHANAHPVADLKRDETSDDLQRRKLALAARMNRNLLSATGHNDEVEAALANYELAFKMQTTVPELVDLGGESEATHKLYGLDEKETEQFGRQCLMARRLVERGVRFIELLPPRINGDRWDQHGKLRDGHEQNARQTDKPVAALLKDLKSRGLLDSTLVIWGGEFGRTPMAQGSDGRDHNPFGFTMWLAGGGIKGGTVYGATDDYGYYAVENKVEVHDLHATMLHLLGLDHKRSTYRFGGRDMRLTDVHGEVVKGILA; the protein is encoded by the coding sequence ATGCTCGCGCGCTGCGCCAATGGCTTTGGCGCGGTCGCGCTCGCGGCGCTGCTCGATGAATGGGGACTGGCCGCCGACGGCGCGCCGACCAAGGGACCGAACCTGCCGCGCAAACCCCACTTTGCGGCCAAGGCCAAAAATGTCATTTTCCTGTTCATGGACGGCGGCCCGTCGCAGGTCGACACGTTCGACTACAAGCCGCGGCTCGAAAAGGAGCACGGCGAGCCGATCAAAATGAAGACGCCCCCCACCCAGTTCAACAACGTGGGCAAGGTGCTCAAGTCGCCGTGGGAGTTCAAGCCGCGCGGCCAGTGCGGCACGATGGTCAGCGATCTGTTCCCCCACGTGGCCGAGTGCGTCGACGAGATGGCCATCGTGCGGTCGATGGTCTCGAACTTTTCGGAGCACACCGCCGCGAATTACTTCATGCACTCGGGCTCCGGTCTGCAAGGGCGGCCCAGCATGGGAGCCTGGGTCACCTACGGCCTGGGGAGCGAGTGCCAGAACTTGCCCGGCTTTGTCGTACTCGATTGCGCGCAGATTCCCCCCGGCGGCGCCGATCTGTTCAACAGCGGCTTTCTGCCGGCCAGCTATCAGGGTTCGTTCTTCCACGCCAACGCGCACCCGGTTGCGGACCTGAAGCGCGACGAGACAAGCGACGACTTGCAGCGGCGCAAGCTGGCCCTGGCCGCGCGGATGAATCGTAATCTACTCTCCGCCACCGGGCACAATGATGAGGTCGAAGCGGCGCTGGCCAACTACGAGTTGGCTTTCAAAATGCAAACCACCGTGCCCGAGCTGGTCGACCTCGGCGGCGAAAGCGAGGCCACGCACAAGCTATACGGGCTGGACGAAAAAGAGACCGAGCAATTCGGGCGGCAATGCCTGATGGCGCGGCGGCTGGTCGAGCGCGGCGTCCGGTTCATCGAGCTGCTACCTCCGCGGATCAACGGCGACCGCTGGGACCAGCACGGCAAATTGCGCGACGGACACGAGCAAAACGCCCGCCAGACCGACAAGCCCGTCGCGGCCTTGCTCAAGGATCTGAAGTCTCGCGGCCTGCTGGACAGCACGCTGGTAATCTGGGGTGGCGAGTTCGGCCGCACGCCGATGGCCCAGGGGAGCGACGGGCGCGATCACAACCCGTTCGGCTTCACCATGTGGCTGGCCGGCGGCGGGATCAAGGGAGGAACGGTCTACGGCGCGACCGACGACTATGGCTATTACGCGGTCGAGAACAAGGTCGAGGTCCACGATCTGCACGCCACGATGCTCCACTTGCTGGGGCTCGACCACAAGCGAAGCACGTACCGCTTTGGCGGCCGCGACATGCGCCTGACCGACGTGCATGGGGAAGTAGTGAAAGGGATTTTGGCATAA
- a CDS encoding DUF1553 domain-containing protein codes for MDRPWRFTAVVLGLLLSALALRADDPEKRDPKPSDPAKHDAEGLAFFEQKIRPALVTHCYECHSAQSKTPKGGLLLDSRQGLLTGGDSGPALVVGKPAESLLLQAIKYEGIDMPPKAKLPAEVVANFERWIAMGAPDPREGKALTRGQIDIEAGRKFWSFQPPQRRPAPTVQQADWPRGEVDRYILTRLEQAKLKPVADASRRALIRRLSFDLIGLPPTPAEIEAFEQDKSPDAVERLVDRLLASPQFGERWARHWLDVVRYGESLTLRGFILPGAWRYRDYVIRAFNEDRPYHQFVLEQIAGDLLPANDVDTKQRQRVAVSFLALGNTNLEEQNKKQLRMDVVDEQLDTIGKVFLGQTLGCARCHDHKFDPIPTRDYYALAGILRSTRTLHHANVSKWLETAVPLPPDQSAQYDKADAEINAFESKLQAARNNLTSMIAVHDEQASPNDKPEALPVGDLPGVVVDDAQAKAVGQWVQSTHYRRFVGSGYLHDGNKDKGKKTLTFVPDITKAGKYEVRLAYTSDPNRATSVPVTIFCADGETTVRVNMRQAPDLDGRFVSLGTYQFESNGQGFVIISNEGTDGYVCPDAVQFVPFQSTDNLMKLVKTKFSDNSPEDVRQASDRLQSMEKEMTKLRKDAPKRPTVLTVEEEFQPENARIHARGNVATLGDEVPRGFLQVAMSEPATELPSDESGRRQLGEWLASAKNPLTARVMVNRVWHWLFGAGLVRTTDNFGAAGELPSHPELLDYLATRFVDEGWSIKKLVRELVLSHTYQLATTTDKAALAADPENRLLWRSNRRRLDGECLRDAMLLVSGQLDASPGESQIPASASSDYGLKLENNRRSIYQPILRNALPEVLEVFDLADSSSVTGKRNVSTVAPQALLMMNHPFVLAQAEHAAKLLLKEPDRSRSERVTMIFQRALGREPTPRELEFSEKFVGRLLDEQKVAPEEAWSQVYQAVFSTIDFRYTD; via the coding sequence ATGGATCGTCCCTGGCGATTCACCGCTGTCGTTCTTGGCCTGTTGCTCTCGGCGCTGGCGCTACGCGCCGATGATCCTGAGAAACGTGATCCGAAGCCTAGCGACCCCGCAAAGCATGACGCCGAAGGGCTCGCCTTCTTCGAGCAGAAGATTCGCCCGGCGCTGGTCACCCACTGTTACGAGTGCCATTCGGCCCAGAGCAAGACGCCCAAGGGGGGCCTGCTGCTCGATAGTCGCCAAGGGTTGCTGACCGGCGGCGACTCGGGCCCCGCGCTGGTGGTGGGCAAGCCGGCCGAAAGCCTGCTGCTTCAGGCGATCAAGTACGAAGGGATCGACATGCCGCCGAAGGCCAAGCTGCCGGCCGAGGTGGTGGCCAACTTCGAACGTTGGATCGCGATGGGGGCTCCCGACCCGCGCGAAGGCAAGGCGCTGACCCGCGGACAAATCGACATTGAAGCCGGCCGCAAGTTCTGGTCGTTCCAACCGCCCCAACGTCGCCCCGCGCCGACGGTGCAACAAGCCGACTGGCCGCGCGGCGAGGTCGATCGCTACATCCTCACCCGACTGGAACAAGCCAAGCTGAAGCCAGTGGCCGACGCCTCGCGCCGGGCGCTGATTCGCCGGCTGTCGTTCGATCTGATCGGGCTGCCGCCGACGCCGGCCGAGATCGAAGCCTTTGAACAAGACAAGTCCCCCGACGCGGTCGAACGGCTGGTCGATCGATTGCTGGCGTCGCCGCAATTTGGCGAACGCTGGGCCCGGCACTGGCTCGACGTGGTCCGCTACGGCGAGTCGCTGACGCTGCGTGGGTTCATTTTGCCCGGCGCTTGGCGGTACCGCGATTACGTCATTCGGGCCTTCAACGAAGATCGGCCCTACCATCAGTTTGTGCTGGAACAGATCGCCGGCGACCTGCTGCCCGCCAACGATGTCGATACGAAGCAGCGGCAACGGGTGGCGGTGTCGTTCCTAGCCTTGGGGAACACCAACCTCGAAGAGCAAAACAAGAAGCAGTTGCGGATGGACGTGGTCGACGAGCAGCTCGACACCATCGGCAAGGTCTTCCTGGGCCAGACGCTGGGCTGTGCCCGGTGTCACGATCACAAGTTCGACCCGATTCCGACCCGCGATTACTACGCGCTGGCCGGCATTTTGCGCAGCACGCGGACCCTGCACCACGCCAACGTGTCGAAGTGGCTCGAAACGGCCGTGCCGCTGCCGCCGGACCAATCGGCGCAGTACGACAAGGCCGACGCCGAGATCAACGCCTTTGAGTCGAAGCTGCAAGCGGCGCGCAACAATCTGACCTCCATGATCGCCGTTCACGATGAACAGGCTTCGCCCAATGACAAGCCCGAGGCGCTTCCGGTCGGGGACTTGCCGGGCGTGGTGGTCGACGATGCGCAAGCCAAGGCGGTGGGCCAGTGGGTTCAGTCGACCCACTATCGCCGCTTCGTCGGCAGTGGCTACTTGCACGATGGCAACAAGGACAAGGGCAAGAAAACACTCACGTTCGTCCCCGACATCACCAAGGCCGGAAAGTACGAAGTGCGCCTGGCGTACACGTCGGACCCGAACCGCGCCACGTCGGTCCCGGTGACCATTTTCTGCGCCGACGGCGAAACGACCGTCCGCGTCAACATGCGCCAGGCCCCTGACCTGGACGGCCGCTTCGTCTCGCTGGGCACCTACCAATTCGAATCGAACGGCCAAGGTTTCGTCATCATCTCGAACGAGGGGACCGACGGGTATGTCTGTCCCGACGCGGTGCAGTTCGTGCCGTTCCAGTCGACCGACAACTTGATGAAGCTGGTCAAGACCAAGTTCTCCGACAATTCGCCCGAGGACGTTCGCCAGGCGAGCGACCGGTTGCAGTCGATGGAAAAGGAAATGACCAAGCTCCGCAAGGACGCCCCCAAGCGTCCCACGGTGCTGACGGTCGAGGAAGAGTTCCAGCCCGAGAACGCCCGGATTCACGCCCGTGGCAACGTGGCCACGCTGGGCGATGAAGTGCCTCGCGGGTTTCTGCAAGTGGCCATGTCCGAGCCGGCAACGGAATTGCCCAGCGACGAAAGCGGCCGCCGGCAGTTGGGCGAGTGGCTGGCCAGCGCCAAAAATCCCCTGACGGCGCGCGTGATGGTCAACCGGGTTTGGCACTGGCTGTTCGGCGCTGGCCTGGTGCGGACGACTGACAATTTCGGCGCTGCGGGCGAGTTGCCGTCGCACCCTGAACTGCTCGACTACCTGGCGACGCGTTTTGTCGACGAGGGCTGGTCGATCAAGAAGCTGGTCCGTGAGTTGGTCCTGTCGCACACGTACCAGTTGGCGACGACGACGGACAAAGCCGCCTTGGCCGCCGATCCCGAGAACCGGCTGCTGTGGCGGTCGAATCGGCGGCGACTCGACGGCGAGTGCCTGCGCGACGCGATGTTGCTGGTTAGCGGCCAATTGGACGCGAGCCCCGGCGAATCGCAAATCCCGGCCAGCGCCTCGTCGGACTATGGACTCAAGCTCGAGAACAATCGCCGCAGCATCTATCAGCCCATTCTGCGTAACGCCCTGCCCGAGGTGCTCGAAGTGTTTGACCTGGCCGATTCGAGTTCGGTCACCGGCAAGCGAAACGTCAGCACGGTCGCGCCGCAGGCGCTCTTGATGATGAATCATCCGTTCGTGCTGGCCCAAGCCGAGCACGCGGCCAAGCTGCTGCTGAAAGAACCGGATCGCTCGCGCTCGGAACGGGTAACGATGATCTTCCAACGGGCGCTGGGCCGCGAGCCGACGCCGCGCGAGTTGGAGTTCAGCGAGAAGTTCGTCGGCCGCTTGCTCGACGAGCAAAAGGTCGCGCCCGAGGAAGCCTGGAGTCAGGTTTACCAGGCCGTGTTTTCGACGATCGATTTCCGCTATACCGATTGA
- a CDS encoding DUF1501 domain-containing protein has protein sequence MFNSSFSRRQMLLNASCGFGYMALAGLSANRSLAATTSAAAVNPLAAKTPHFPAKAKRVIFLFMQGGVSQVDSYDHKPQLDKLEGELMSFDDARALANKGVRGVTQRVMKSRWNFAQHGECGRWASDLFPEVNRHVDDLCFVHSMHTEGIAHGPATLFLHCGATQFIRPSMGSWITYGLGSENENLPGFVSISPSNGNGGPRNYGTAFLPAVYQGTALGKAGAPAKDATIRNLTNAELDRSAQRRQLDFIQQLNAEQAAAKPGDSELDAVINSYELAWRMQQHAPELLDLTQESPETLALYGIGDKETDNFGRQCLLARRMCEAGVRYIQVSYGDNSANPAWDQHSNIEKHGTHAKAVDRPIAGLLADLKRRGLLEDTIVWWGGEFGRTPYAEKNGTGRDHDSAGFTVWLAGGGFKPGFSYGATDEFGFKAVENKVHMHDLHATILHQLGLNHEQLTYRYAGRNFRLTDVYGEVVKEIVA, from the coding sequence ATGTTTAATTCGTCATTCTCCCGCCGGCAGATGTTGCTGAACGCCTCGTGCGGCTTTGGCTACATGGCGCTGGCCGGCCTGTCGGCCAATCGTTCGTTGGCGGCGACGACGAGCGCGGCGGCAGTCAACCCACTGGCCGCCAAGACGCCCCACTTTCCGGCCAAGGCCAAGCGCGTGATCTTCTTGTTCATGCAAGGGGGCGTCAGCCAGGTCGACAGCTACGACCACAAGCCCCAACTCGACAAGCTGGAAGGGGAGCTGATGTCGTTTGACGACGCCCGCGCCTTGGCCAACAAGGGAGTCCGCGGCGTCACGCAACGGGTGATGAAGTCGCGCTGGAACTTCGCGCAACATGGCGAGTGCGGCCGCTGGGCCTCGGACCTGTTCCCCGAGGTGAACCGGCATGTCGACGACTTGTGCTTCGTCCACTCGATGCACACCGAGGGGATCGCGCACGGGCCGGCCACGTTGTTCCTGCACTGCGGCGCCACCCAGTTCATTCGCCCGTCGATGGGCTCGTGGATCACCTATGGCCTGGGTTCCGAGAACGAGAACCTGCCCGGCTTCGTTTCCATTTCTCCCTCGAACGGCAACGGCGGCCCTCGCAACTATGGGACCGCGTTCCTGCCGGCGGTGTACCAGGGGACCGCGCTGGGCAAGGCCGGCGCGCCGGCCAAGGACGCCACGATCCGCAACCTGACCAACGCCGAGCTTGACCGATCGGCCCAGCGTCGCCAGCTCGACTTCATTCAACAACTCAATGCCGAGCAAGCGGCCGCCAAGCCGGGTGACAGCGAGCTTGACGCGGTGATCAACTCGTACGAGCTGGCCTGGCGGATGCAGCAGCACGCCCCCGAGCTGCTCGACCTGACCCAAGAATCTCCCGAGACGCTGGCCCTGTACGGCATTGGCGATAAGGAGACCGACAACTTCGGGCGGCAATGCTTGCTGGCCCGTCGCATGTGCGAAGCCGGCGTGCGCTACATTCAGGTCAGCTACGGTGACAACAGCGCGAACCCCGCCTGGGACCAGCACTCGAACATCGAAAAGCACGGCACCCACGCCAAGGCCGTCGATCGCCCGATCGCGGGCTTGCTGGCCGATCTGAAGCGGCGCGGGCTGCTGGAAGACACGATCGTCTGGTGGGGTGGCGAGTTCGGCCGCACGCCGTACGCCGAAAAGAACGGCACCGGCCGCGATCATGACTCGGCCGGGTTCACGGTCTGGCTGGCGGGCGGCGGGTTCAAGCCGGGCTTCTCGTACGGGGCGACCGACGAGTTTGGATTCAAAGCGGTCGAGAACAAGGTCCACATGCACGACCTGCACGCCACGATCCTGCACCAGTTGGGGCTCAACCACGAGCAACTGACCTATCGCTACGCCGGCCGCAACTTCCGCCTGACGGATGTGTATGGAGAAGTGGTGAAGGAAATCGTCGCGTAG
- a CDS encoding protein kinase, whose protein sequence is MAIDCPSRAELSRFALGNLSLRDLGGLALHIEQCAACQQTLNELDAEADPLISGLRPAGGDGTGAADTLPHTLLEAALGARQPSNAFTLGPDGAPRRLGKFELLEELGSGSFGHVFRARDVELGRMVAIKVLRSGSLASDQDVDRLMREARAAAQLKHPGIVSLFSVEKTDDGVYYLVEEFIEGTTLANKLSGRFDFIRSAEIVAAVADALEYAHRHGVIHRDIKPSNIMLDAGGQPHLMDFGLAKREGDETSMTLDGQVLGTPAYMSPEQARGESRSVDSRSDLYSLGVVLYELLTGERPFRGNRRMLLLQVLEDEPRPPRQMNDKIPRDLETISLKLLSKSPGRRYATAAELADDLRRWLAGEPIRARPIGRGERLWRWCQRNPLPASLLVAITLGSALGLAHLSRLSSYLVRSTALESCKQQAEILEEVDNLYSTEVVDRISSQGIDVTHDYRNKPKAIPLPATLNIELGQRISQRSASGMQVRLYSDYPFRSRKDGGPRDEFERNALAILRANPEQPIDRFEDYQGRASLRFAKARKMGEACVKCHNGHKESPKINWKVGEVGGVLEIIRPLDEDIARTRDGLRGTFILVATVSGSLLTASGLGIWLRGRARAGAAKPPA, encoded by the coding sequence ATGGCCATTGACTGTCCAAGCCGAGCCGAGTTATCCCGCTTTGCGTTGGGCAACCTGTCGCTGCGCGACCTGGGCGGCCTGGCCTTGCACATCGAGCAATGCGCCGCCTGCCAGCAGACCCTTAACGAGCTCGACGCCGAAGCCGATCCGCTGATCAGCGGTCTGCGTCCCGCAGGGGGGGACGGAACCGGCGCCGCCGACACGTTGCCGCATACGCTCTTGGAGGCAGCCCTCGGCGCGCGACAACCGTCGAACGCCTTTACTCTCGGTCCCGATGGCGCGCCGCGCCGACTGGGCAAGTTCGAGCTTCTCGAAGAACTCGGCAGCGGTTCATTTGGCCACGTGTTCCGCGCCCGCGATGTCGAACTGGGGCGGATGGTCGCAATCAAGGTGCTCCGCTCGGGCAGCCTGGCCAGCGACCAGGACGTCGATCGGCTGATGCGCGAAGCCCGGGCTGCCGCCCAGTTGAAGCACCCAGGCATCGTGTCGCTGTTCAGCGTCGAGAAGACCGACGACGGCGTGTACTACCTGGTCGAGGAGTTCATCGAGGGAACCACGCTCGCCAACAAACTGAGCGGCCGGTTCGACTTTATCCGCTCGGCCGAGATCGTGGCCGCGGTGGCCGACGCGCTCGAATATGCCCACCGGCATGGGGTGATTCACCGCGACATCAAGCCGTCGAACATTATGCTCGACGCCGGCGGCCAGCCCCACTTGATGGACTTTGGCTTGGCCAAGCGGGAAGGGGACGAAACCTCCATGACGCTCGATGGCCAGGTGCTTGGCACGCCCGCCTATATGTCGCCGGAGCAAGCGCGAGGAGAATCGCGCAGCGTCGATTCGCGGAGCGATCTCTACAGCCTGGGTGTCGTGCTGTATGAGTTGCTGACCGGCGAGCGGCCCTTCCGGGGCAACCGACGCATGCTGCTGCTCCAGGTGCTCGAAGACGAGCCGCGACCGCCGCGGCAGATGAACGACAAGATTCCCCGCGACCTGGAAACGATTTCGCTCAAGCTGTTGTCCAAATCTCCCGGCCGGCGTTACGCCACGGCGGCCGAGTTGGCCGACGACTTGCGCCGCTGGCTGGCCGGCGAACCGATTCGCGCCCGACCGATCGGCCGGGGGGAACGGCTGTGGCGGTGGTGCCAGCGCAATCCTTTGCCGGCCAGTTTGCTGGTGGCGATCACGCTTGGCTCGGCGCTGGGGCTTGCGCATCTGTCCCGATTGTCGAGCTACCTGGTCCGGTCGACGGCACTGGAAAGCTGTAAGCAGCAGGCCGAGATTCTGGAAGAAGTCGACAACTTGTACAGCACCGAAGTGGTCGATCGGATCAGCTCGCAAGGCATCGACGTAACGCACGACTATCGGAACAAGCCCAAGGCCATTCCGCTGCCGGCGACGTTGAACATTGAACTGGGCCAGCGGATCAGCCAGCGCAGCGCCTCGGGCATGCAGGTGCGTCTGTACAGCGATTACCCCTTCCGCTCGCGCAAAGATGGCGGACCACGCGACGAGTTCGAGCGGAACGCGCTAGCGATCCTGCGGGCCAATCCCGAGCAACCGATCGACCGCTTCGAAGACTATCAGGGTCGCGCGTCGCTCCGGTTTGCCAAAGCGCGCAAAATGGGCGAAGCCTGCGTTAAGTGCCACAACGGCCACAAGGAAAGCCCCAAAATCAATTGGAAGGTAGGGGAAGTGGGGGGAGTGTTGGAGATCATCCGCCCGTTGGATGAAGACATCGCCCGGACGCGGGACGGCCTGCGGGGGACGTTTATCCTGGTGGCGACCGTGTCGGGGTCGCTGCTGACCGCGTCGGGGCTAGGGATTTGGCTGCGCGGGCGCGCCCGGGCCGGAGCGGCCAAGCCGCCAGCATAG